Proteins encoded in a region of the Raphanus sativus cultivar WK10039 chromosome 8, ASM80110v3, whole genome shotgun sequence genome:
- the LOC108829822 gene encoding uncharacterized protein LOC108829822, producing the protein MDKAWVHLSRVDPGYERGASQFVQDVASAMGGIDMIICPCIDCRNIDRHSASVVVHHLVTRGMEEGYKMRSDWYLHGEVNSEVAGESRATEWNDEIFGLYRAAELFDEELAETGDLSEAAEGDDKKEDEFLAKLAEAETPLYPSCVNHSKLSAIVSLFRLKTQNGWSDKSFNDLLETLPEMLPEENVLHTSLKRFEKLEKCPKCKASRWKTNMHTGEKKRGVPQKVLRYFPIIPRLKRMFRSEEMAKDLRWHSMNKSSDGKLRHPVDSVTWDQMDAKYPTFAAEARNIRRGLSTDGFNPFNMKNSMYSCWPVLLVNYNLPPDLSMKKENIMLSLLIPGPQQPGNSIDVYLEPLIEDLNSLWSIGELTFDALSRSTFTLKAALLWTISDFPAYGNLAGCKVKGKMGCLLCGKKTDSMWLKFSRKHVYMCHRKGLPPGHRFRGKKRWFDGKAEQGRRGRIQTGRDISQHLRNFKNDFGNFKGSARKRKRVQCADNKGSDSEALSSESEEEEEEEVEVDEDELSRWKKRSIFFKLPYWEELPVRHNLDVMHVERNVAASLVSTLLHCGKSKDGLAARKDLEELGIRPELHPRVQGKRTYLPPAPWSLSKAEKKIFCRRLFDFKGPDGYCSNISRGVSLDECKVTGLKSHDYHVLMQQLLPIALKGLLPKGPRLAVFRLFAFLNLLCQRVIDREKLLVMEAEIVETVCLFERFFPPSFFDIMLHLTVHLGREARLGGPVHFRWMYPFERYMKVLKDFVRNPARPEGCIAECYLAEECIRFCNEFLKKTTNVQQKVDRNMEFENNYVLEGRPISEGTSVTLSETEKKIAHLAIIQNMALVEPYIDEHLQHFQDSDGRCRRDASTLWSMHTKNFASWLKEQVPLDSTAHDETLKWIAYGPRCSARSYTGFIVNGQRFHTISVDRKSQNSGVYYEATAVCRSSAKDTSQVVDLVSYYGRVTDIILVDYKIFYVPLFRCQWAVKGNGVKIEDGFTLVNMNHSQASFTSDPYILASQAKQVFYSREDESSNWYIVMRGPSRRYSKEETQEGTVDIGPLPSNIDMDAEIDEAENARSDAEGINV; encoded by the exons ATGGACAAAGCTTGGGTACATCTAAGCAG AGTTGATCCTGGATATGAGAGAGGGGCTTCACAGTTTGTCCAGGATGTGGCTTCAGCTATGGGAGGGATTGATATGATTATATGCCCGTGCATAGACTGCCGTAACATTGATCGTCATTCAGCAAGTGTTGTAGTTCACCATCTAGTTACCAGGGGAATGGAGGAGGGTTATAAGATGCGGAGTGATTGGTATCTACATGGAGAAGTGAACTCAGAGGTTGCAGGTGAAAGTAGAGCAACTGAATGGAATGATGAGATCTTTGGGCTGTACAGAGCTGCTGAGCTTTTTGATGAAGAGTTAGCTGAGACGGGGGATTTATCTGAAGCTGCAGAGGGAGACGACAAGAAAGAAGATGAGTTTTTGGCAAAGTTAGCTGAGGCTGAAACACCCCTGTATCCGAGCTGTGTCAACCATAGTAAGCTCTCTGCAATTGTTTCATTATTTCGACTGAAGACTCAGAATGGGTGGTCTGACAAGAGCTTCAATGATCTGCTAGAGACATTGCCGGAGATGTTACCAGAGGAAAATGTGCTTCACACATCACT AAAGAGGTTCGAGAAGCTTGAGAAGTGTCCAAAGTGTAAGGCTTCAAGATGGAAGACAAATATGCATACTGGTGAGAAGAAGAGGGGCGTCCCACAGAAGGTATTACGTTATTTTCCTATAATTCCTAGACTGAAGAGAATGTTCCGTTCAGAGGAAATGGCTAAGGATTTACGGTGGCACTCTATGAACAAAAGCAGTGATGGTAAGCTTCGTCACCCTGTTGATTCAGTGACATGGGATCAGATGGATGCTAAATACCCAACGTTTGCAGCTGAAGCAAGGAACATCAGGCGTGGACTTTCAACAGATGGATTCAATCCATTCAACATGAAGAACTCAATGTACAGTTGCTGGCCTGTTTTACTGGTAAACTACAACTTGCCACCTGACTTAAGCATGAAGAAGGAGAACATCATGCTCTCATTGTTGATTCCTGGTCCACAGCAGCCTggtaatagtatagatgtataCTTAGAACCCCTCATCGAGGATCTGAACAGCCTGTGGAGCATTGGGGAGTTAACATTCGATGCTCTGAGTCGATCAACATTTACTCTTAAGGCAGCATTGCTCTGGACAATCAGTGATTTTCCGGCTTACGGGAATCTTGCAGGCTGCAAAGTAAAAGGTAAAATGGGGTGTCTGTTATGTGGGAAAAAGACAGATAGCATGTGGCTAAAGTTCAGCAGAAAACATGTGTACATGTGCCATAGGAAGGGTCTCCCACCAGGTCATCGTTTCCGGGGAAAGAAAAGATGGTTTGATGGCAAAGCTGaacaaggaagaagaggaagaataCAGACTGGGCGTGACATTTCTCAACACCTTAGAAATTTCAAGAATGATTTTGGGAATTTCAAAGGATCTGCAAGAAAGAGAAAAAGGGTTCAGTGTGCTGATAATAAAGGCTCTGATAGTGAGGCTTTATCGAGTgaatcagaggaagaagaagaagaagaagtagaagtAGATGAAGATGAGTTATCTAGATGGAAGAAGAGGTCAATCTTCTTCAAGCTACCTTACTGGGAG GAACTTCCGGTGAGGCACAACTTAGATGTTATGCATGTAGAGAGAAATGTGGCTGCGAGTTTAGTGTCAACTTTGTTGCACTGTGGTAAATCAAAGGATGGTCTTGCAGCTCGTAAAGATCTCGAGGAGCTTGGTATTAGGCCAGAGTTGCATCCTAGAGTTCAGGGTAAACGCACATATCTTCCTCCAGCACCGTGGTCGTTGTCCAAGGCAGAGAAGAAGATCTTTTGCAGGCGTCTATTCGACTTCAAAGGGCCAGATGGATATTGTTCTAACATCTCAAGAGGTGTCTCGTTAGATGAGTGTAAAGTCACAGGGTTGAAATCACATGACTACCATGTGTTGATGCAGCAACTTCTGCCCATTGCACTGAAAGGTTTGTTACCAAAAGGACCAAGGCTTGCAGTGTTTAGGTTATTCGCATTCCTCAATCTGCTGTGTCAGAGAGTGATTGATAGGGAGAAGCTTTTGGTCATGGAAGCTGAGATTGTTGAGACTGTGTGCTTGTTCGAAAGATTCTTTCCTCCAAGCTTCTTTGATATCATGCTCCATTTGACTGTCCATCTTGGAAGAGAAGCCCGGCTTGGTGGACCAGTACATTTTAGATGGATGTACCCATTTGAAAG GTATATGAAAGTCCTTAAAGACTTTGTAAGAAATCCTGCAAGACCAGAGGGATGCATTGCTGAGTGCTATCTAGCTGAGGAATGTATCAGGTTTTGTAATGAATTTTTGAAGAAGACTACAAATGTCCAACAGAAAGTAGATAGAAACATGGAGTTCGAGAACAATTATGTCTTAGAGGGTCGTCCAATTTCGGAAGGCACTTCAGTTACTCTCAgtgaaacagaaaaaaagattGCTCATCTTGCTATCATCCAAAACATGGCTCTCGTCGAACCTTATATAGA TGAACATCTACAACATTTTCAAGACAGTGATGGAAGATGCCGTCGAGATGCATCAACCTTATGGAGTATGCATACAAAGAATTTTGCAAGTTGGCTAAAAGAACAG GTGCCTCTTGATTCTACAGCACATGATGAAACACTTAAGTGGATAGCTTATGGTCCAAGATGTAGTGCAAGGTCATATACAGGATTCATAGTTAATGGGCAGAGATTTCACACTATATCTGTTGATAGGAAGAGTCAAAACAGTGGGGTTTATTACGAGGCAACAGCAGTTTGTAGATCAAGTGCCAAAGATACATCACAGGTCGTTGATTTGGTTTCCTACTACGGCAGAGTAACTGACATCATTTTGGTCGACTATAAAATCTTCTACGTTCCTCTGTTCCGGTGTCAATGGGCCGTAAAGGGTAATGGAGTGAAGATTGAAGATGGTTTTACACTAGTTAACATGAATCATAGTCAAGCCTCCTTTACAAGTGACCCGTACATACTAGCATCTCAAGCGAAGCAAGTCTTCTACTCTAGGGAAGATGAGTCTTCGAATTGGTATATAGTAATGAGAGGTCCTTCCAGAAGATACAGTAAGGAAGAGACTCAAGAGGGAACTGTAGACATTGGACCATTGCCATCAAATATAGACATGGATGCTGAGATTGATGAAGCTGAGAATGCCAGAAGTGATGCTGAAGGCATTAATGTGTAA
- the LOC130499036 gene encoding uncharacterized protein LOC130499036 has product MVERLPGVAPLIRRSNQGLYSDTPFVEEIASVEMPRKFSFPSIKMYEGTGNPDNHIAQYKQGILAVAIPQDAREATMCKGFGSTLTGLALQWYINLPTKSIKSFAALSDKFVEQFASSRDLEKNLDDLYEILQHRNEPLCSYIARFNQAKVAIPECNADTAISAFKRGLLPEGDLYKELIKYECMIMKDVLSRAWAQVRSEEDVASMAKAGPKYDQKSSKPTRNDRDEPSHPKSARETSNPNRGRYQHRPLPRSEGMMVYTWSDISHLAISKPELIGVLRQMGPQVKWPPKMKAA; this is encoded by the coding sequence atggtagaaaggctcccgGGGGTAGCTCCTCTTATTCGAAGGAGTAATCAAGGGTTATattccgatacacctttcgtggaagagattgcttcaGTGGAGATGCCACGAAAGTTCTCTTTCCCGAGTATAAAGATGTATGAAGGTACCGGGAATCCCGACAATCATATCGCCCAGTACAAGCAAGGCATTCTAGCAGTAGCAATCCCTCAggatgcacgggaagctaccatgtgcaagggATTCGGATCAACCTTGACCGGCCTTGCTCTTCAGTGGTATATCAACTTGCCTACCAAGTCCATCAAatcctttgcagcccttagcgatAAGTTCGTAGAGCAGTTCGCCAGCAGTCGAGACCTAGAGAAAAACTTGGATGATCTCTATGAaatcctccagcataggaacgaGCCCCTTTGTTCCTACATAGCGCGCTTCAACCAAGCGAAGGTGGCTATCCCTGAGTGCAACGCCgatacggctatctcagccttTAAGCGAGGTCTACTTCCGGAGGGAGATCtctacaaggagctgatcaaatacGAGTGCATGATTATGAAAGACGTACTAtctcgtgcttgggctcaagtaaggtCGGAGGAAGACGTTGCTAGTATGGCCAAAGCCGGTCCGAAGTACGATCAGAAGTCATCAAAGCCTACTAGGAATGACCGCGATGAGCCCTCTCACCCCAAGTCCGCTAGGGAGACTAGTAACCCGAACAGGGGCAGGTACCAACATCGACCTTTGCCTAGATCCGAGGGAATGATGGTATATACTTGGTCTGATATCTCTCATCTTGCGATATCCAAACCGGAACTGATCGGTGTCCTACGACAAATGGGTCCTCAAGTCAAGTGGCCTCCTAAGATGAAGGCAGCATAG